The genome window AACAGCTATTGTCGAGGCTCTGGTAAAGCAGCTTGATGCCCGCATGGACGTCGCCAGCAGCGCAGAGGGTACTAGCGTGTCCATCACCCGGGCGACCTTCACGTCGCGCATGCCGCAGGCGGCATGAACCATCTTCCACCCCGAACTTCTCGACAGACCCCAAGCCGACGGCGAAGAGAAGGGCTCCGAAGCTGCATAGCCGTGACCGGGATGCAAAACTGCTTCTCGCTTGCTGCGGGGATCGCAAACAGATGACGAATATAGTGGCGTGCTGGCGTGTTCACCATTGAAAGCCACTAATCGGGCCAGGCCATGACATGAGTAAGCAAACAAGGGAGCGCATAAGCAACATGCCCACGGTTGAAGCCCCTCCTCTTGAGCGCAAGCTGGTTGCCATTCTGGCTGCGGATGTCGAAGGATATTCGCGCCTGATGCACGATGATGAGGAGCAAACCCTTGCGACGTTGTCAGCTCATCGCAATATCATCGACGCATTGATCGCGGCCGGTCGTGGGGAAATCTCCGGCACCGCCGGCGATAGCGTATTGGCCGAGTTCGCAAGCGTTGTCGATGCGGTCCAATGCGCCGTTTCGATCCAACAGGCTCTAACCAAGGCCAATGCCGTTCTACCGGCCAAGAACCGAATGTTGCTGCGCATCGGGATCAATGTCGGCGATGTGATGGTCAAGGACGGCGGCATCTTCGGCGACGGCGTCAACGTCGCCGCACGCCTGGAGGCGATCGCCGAGCCGGGTGGCATCTGTGTGACGCGGGGCGTGCGCGATCACCTGCGCGACCGAATGGATTATGAGTTCGAGGACCTTGGCGAACACCGCGTCAAGAACATTAGCCGACCCGTGCGTGTCTTCCGCGTCTGTTTCGATCCGAATGCAACGGCGGAACTGCCCCAAACAGAGCCCGTCGCGCCGACAGAGGGCGTTCACCTGGCAAATGACCAGAACCCGCCCGTCGCGGCCGGGGCCGACGCCGTTGAACTTGCGTTCTGGCAATCGGTACAGGCGAGCAACGATCCGTCAGAGTATCAAGCCTATCTGGCGCAGTTTCCGGAAGGAGACTTCGCAGCTTTGGCTCAGGCCCGTCTGGCCACGCCTTCGATCTCCGACCAATCTTCAACCGAAGATCGCACCGTGGAACTCGAGTTCTGGAACTCCATCAAGGACACTGAACTCCGGGTAATGTTTGAAGCCTACCTCGAAAAATATCCGGATGGCGAGTTCAGGAGTTTGGCCGAGATCCGGCTGGAGACGCTCGCGTCCGGACCAGCGGCACGTTAGAGCGGAAATGAGCCGACTCAAGCAGTTCGCAGCTTATCAGTGATTATGCATTTTAAGCCGGCTGGCTGGTTCTTCAGGACCTATGAGCAATCGCTCGCTGTCTCCTAGTACCAGCGCCCACGGCCATACCAGCCGCCTCCGCCTAGCAGAAAAATGATAAGGACAATAATGAGAAGTGTGGTGAGATCCATGTGAGTCTCCTATGGGTGCTCTGGTCTGCGCCGTCCTGCCTTGAGCAGGGCATTGTCGTGACAGCACCCGGTCTTCAATGAACGTCCGGCGCCGTTTATTGTTCCATTGGAACGATCTGGGATCGTGAGCGCATGTGTATCAAGCCAATTTAGTGCGCTCGAAGGCCGCCCAGCAACGGGGCGCCGCGCCTTGGGCGGTCGCTGACCTATATCGCGCCCAGCTGAAGGGCATCATCGGCATCGAGATTGAAATCGCCGCGATCGAAGGTGAGTGGAAGGTCAGCACCGGCGTTGCGGATGGGCATGAGGCCGCTCAGCACACGGCGGAAGCGCGGGCGATGGCGGAGATGGTGCGGGGTGGTGAAGTATGGCTACATTTAGTCACAACACCAGACCGCGCAGTAAAAATTGGAACGGCCATTCACAACTTGTTTAAAATAAAGGACTACAGTAAAAGCAGCTCAACCAGAGATTGCTGTGGGCTCGAGTTCCATCTACACTTGTCCATACGGAATCGCTTAGAGGTAATCAGTGTCATTTGAAAAGAGCTTGTTGTGGAAAAAGCTATTTGAAAACAACGACGATATTCAACATTCCGAGCAAGTCGAAAGGTTGGTTTCGACTTACAAGAATATGCGGTCACAGGTCGCCTATCTAGTAGGGGAAATTAGCGTAGATCTTCCCCAATATACCGTACATGACATTACACATTTAGACGCCTTGTGGGATATTGCAGATCAGATAACCGGAGAAAACTATAGTATAAACCCTCTCGAGGGATTTGTACTAGGTGGAGCTTTGCTTTTTCACGATGCTGGTATGACGATGGCGTCCTACCCTGGGGATTGACCCAGATCAAGTTGACCAGGGAATGGCAGAAAATTCACCAAAATATCTGCTTGAAATACAATGCAAACGGTACCGAAAACGACGCGGCCGCACTGATTGTTTTTCTGCGAGAGCAGCATGCGAAGCAGGCAGAGTTTCTTCCATTTACGGAGTGGCCAAGTCCCAACGGGCATCGAACATTGATAGAGAATGGTGAGATTCGGCAAAAACTTGGGCAATTCATTGGTCAACTTGCTGCTAGTCACTGGTGGAATCATGACGTTCTAGCGGCCAATCTTAACCGCAAAATACCGGCACCAGCATCTTTCCCAGCGGTCTAATCTATCGATTTGCTTAAATTGGCATGCATTCTGCGGACAGCCGATGCAGCCCATATAGACGAAAGGCGGGCTCCCGGCTTTCTGTTGGCACTTCGAAAAGCTCGACTATCCCCCCTCTCGCAACAGCATTGGCATTTTCAAAACAGACTTACTCAACCTCAACTCAGGGGCGATGGTTTGTATTACGCATCGACGTCTGATTTTGAAAGAACGGAAAGTTCTGAATGGTGGCTACTTTACGACACATTAAAGATGGTCGATGACGAACTAAAGAAAACAGACGGATTGTTGTCTCGTCTAAGAGGTGATGACTTGCGCTTCTCAGCAAAGCGCGTGTCCAATTTAGAAACGCCAATGGCTTTGACCGACTCCGTAAGGGTTCGCGGATGGAAGCCGATCGATACGGCATTCTCTATTTCTGACATCCCCAGACTGGTAGAAAAACTGGGAGGCGAACAACTTTATGGGAATGACAAGTTTCCAGCAATCCGTGAATTGGTTCAGAACGCAATGGACGCGATTCGCCTGCGGCGCCTGGTTGACCCTGAAGCTCCTGAAGGAGGTGTTACTGTTCACCTCTCCTCGACGGGATCAGTTAACAAATTGATAGTCTCGGACAACGGTGTAGGAATGTCGGCTAGCACGATTGTCGAGAGTTTACTTTCCTTTGGTTCAAGCGGATGGCTGAACGACCCAGCGATTGGCGAATTTAGTGAGAACCTCCCCGATAAATCTGATATCTCAGGAAAATACGGGATTGGCTTCTTTTCTATTTTTATGCTCGGCAAACGAGTATGGGTCAAGACCAGACGTTTTGATAAGAGTGTCGACGACACCATTGTTTTGGAATTTAGGAATGGTCTGGATGAGCGTCCGATACTTTTCGCCGCTGAAGGTTCTGAAAGAAAAGTTAACGGCGGCACTACAATAGAGATTGAATTAGATGCCCCTCTGTTCAATGAATTGCTTGCGCCCGGGAATGTTCACGAACTAGGCTTCCAAGCGAAATTGGCCGTTACATTTCCCACGAGCAACGTTCCAATTTCGCTGGAATTGCCGGGCGTCAAAAGCGTGATAGATGGCCGCCGCTGGAAGGAAGAACCCGGACAAGACCTCCTGAGAAGAGTTGAGGGACAGGACTTTCGCGACAAGGAGATATCGAAATACGCGGCCAATTTGCGACCGCTGTGGAATTCAGACAACGAGTTAATCGGCAGAATGTGCGTGGTACCCCGTGATTTTGTGCTGGGTTTCAGAAGAAACACCATAACCGGTTCGGTGGTATCAAACGGTGCCAAAGTTACTGACATTAACTTTCGCGGGGTGGTCGAAGGACAGGTCCAGAGGGCATCTCGCGATACTGCAAGTCCAATTTGGTCGGCTCGATCTATCGCCGATTGGGCGAGCGAACAGGCGCAGATTATTGCGGCAATGGAGAAAAACGTAAATCACCAATTGAGCTGTGCAGAGTATGTAGTCGCTTGCGGAGGCAACTCCCGGGATCTCAAAGTTTGTGAGACATCCATCGGCTATCTCTCCTTTCCAGAGTTACAGAATTACCTCAAATCGGTCGATCACGTATGGTTGGCCCATGATGCTGCACTTTCAATTATTAGACGACGTTTCGAGAAATTTGTACTGTCAGAGAATGTCATATTTTGCTCAATGGGAACGCCTGCATTGTTTCCTTCTGGTCGATATGATTTGCCTGTCGATGATGGTTCAATTGGCGACCTCATTGTCAAAGAAATTGCGCAAGAATTTCAAATAAATAACAAATTACTCAACAAGTACATGTCTATTGTTGATGGTGAGTACTTGTACGATGCAAAGACAATTTTTGGAAGAGACAAAAATGGGAACGATTATCAAGAAAGGGCGAAGTATTTTTGCAGAAATATGACAGAATCGACAATTAAAACTTATAGGCTAAATAAAAATCATAGAGTGATGTGAGTTGGCTTGGCATCTTACCGGTCGCCGACATCCGTCGCCCCCACCATCCCCCCAGTAGCATTCCCGCCAAATCCACGTAAATTACCCCTTGGGGATACCATCGGTTGCATAAATGCCGCTGCGGTTGCGCGTCCAACGTGCGTGATGAGCAGCCAAGAAATACCGCCCGGGGGAGATGCCGCATGCTTTTCGAGGTTTTTGTCGGTGCCATTTT of Phyllobacterium zundukense contains these proteins:
- a CDS encoding adenylate/guanylate cyclase domain-containing protein, which gives rise to MPTVEAPPLERKLVAILAADVEGYSRLMHDDEEQTLATLSAHRNIIDALIAAGRGEISGTAGDSVLAEFASVVDAVQCAVSIQQALTKANAVLPAKNRMLLRIGINVGDVMVKDGGIFGDGVNVAARLEAIAEPGGICVTRGVRDHLRDRMDYEFEDLGEHRVKNISRPVRVFRVCFDPNATAELPQTEPVAPTEGVHLANDQNPPVAAGADAVELAFWQSVQASNDPSEYQAYLAQFPEGDFAALAQARLATPSISDQSSTEDRTVELEFWNSIKDTELRVMFEAYLEKYPDGEFRSLAEIRLETLASGPAAR
- a CDS encoding ATP-binding protein; this translates as MVDDELKKTDGLLSRLRGDDLRFSAKRVSNLETPMALTDSVRVRGWKPIDTAFSISDIPRLVEKLGGEQLYGNDKFPAIRELVQNAMDAIRLRRLVDPEAPEGGVTVHLSSTGSVNKLIVSDNGVGMSASTIVESLLSFGSSGWLNDPAIGEFSENLPDKSDISGKYGIGFFSIFMLGKRVWVKTRRFDKSVDDTIVLEFRNGLDERPILFAAEGSERKVNGGTTIEIELDAPLFNELLAPGNVHELGFQAKLAVTFPTSNVPISLELPGVKSVIDGRRWKEEPGQDLLRRVEGQDFRDKEISKYAANLRPLWNSDNELIGRMCVVPRDFVLGFRRNTITGSVVSNGAKVTDINFRGVVEGQVQRASRDTASPIWSARSIADWASEQAQIIAAMEKNVNHQLSCAEYVVACGGNSRDLKVCETSIGYLSFPELQNYLKSVDHVWLAHDAALSIIRRRFEKFVLSENVIFCSMGTPALFPSGRYDLPVDDGSIGDLIVKEIAQEFQINNKLLNKYMSIVDGEYLYDAKTIFGRDKNGNDYQERAKYFCRNMTESTIKTYRLNKNHRVM